A region of the Peredibacter starrii genome:
CACAATCGCATCGCGAGTGTCGACGATCATTAGATCTTCAACATCAATCGTTGAAATAAGTCGATCATCAGAGATCACAAGATTGTTCTTAGAGCCGAGATGAATTGTGTTCTTTGAAAGTGTGTTCCCGTTCTCATCTTTTGGAAGGGTCTCATAAAGTGAATCGAATGATCCAAGGTCACTCCAACCAATATCGGCCGGCACAACATTCACTTTTTTCGATTTTTCCATTACAGCATAATCGATACTTTCAGAGCGTATCGCCACCATGTCTTCTTTCACAAGACGAATGGCAGATTGATCAACGCGTGCATGGGTGAAGGTCTTGTGACTTTGTTCATAGACATCAGGAGCATAGGCCTTTAGTTCTTCCAGGAAAACTTTCGCTTTAAAGCAGAACATCCCGCTGTTCCAGAAGTAGTTTCCGGCCTTCACATATTTTTCTGCAGTGGCAGCGTCTGGTTTTTCTTTGAATGATTTTACTTCAAGACCGTTGGCCTCAATGTAACCGTAACCAGTTTCAGCGTAATTTGGCTTAATACCAAAAGTAACAAGCTTATCTTGAGAAGCAAGCTCTTGGGCCTTTTTAACAGCGTCTTCATAAGCGGACTGGTTTTCAATCAAGTGATCCGAAGGAACGATAAGTAGGATATCATCAGGCTTACTTGCAAAAGCGGCCATGGCAATCGCAGGGGCGGTATTGCGTCCTACTGGTTCAAGAATAAACTGACTCTTAGGGGCCTTCAGCTCATCTAGTTGATCAAGACCCATGAAGTATTGTTCTTGGTTGATCACTACTGAGAAACTTTTTGCAAAAGACAGGTTTCGTTTAATGGTCTTTTGATAAAGAGATTCATTCTCGAATAATTTTACGAATTGCTTTGGATAAAGCGTGCGTGAAATTGGCCACAATCTGGTTCCAGAACCACCACAAAGGATGACGACTTGCATAGATTTCTCCTAGAGGAGAACGATCATAACGCTAATTTAGAAATTAGGAAATACCCAGTGTGAGGGTCGCAACCGTGAAATAGATAAGAAGTCCGGTAATGTCCACGATAGTTGTGATCGCAGGACTGGCCACAACTGCAGGGTCACCGCCCATTCTGCGAACGACCAGAGGAAGGCCCGCACCAATAATGGCAGATGAGATAACCTGAATGGAGATAGCAAAAGAAATAACGATCGCAATCTGACTCATGGTGAACCCAGGAGGCAGCATGGCGTGGAACGAAAGAAAGGCGATCTTAAGATAAGTCAAAACCGCTACACATACTGAAAGCATGAAAGAGATTTTCATCTCTTTAAAGACGATGCGAAGCCAGTCTTTGTCATTGATCTCGCCCAGTGAGAGGGCACGAATGACCACGGTGGCCGCTTGTGAACCGGTGTTACCACCAGTCGCTGCCATCATCGGCATGTACATTGCGAGGATAATAAAATGCTCGAGCACACCTTGGTACTCGTTAATGATCATTCCTGAGATAATTCCAATTGCGGCAAGGGAAACGAGCCATACCACACGTTTTTTGAAGTGGTGGAAAGATGAAGTCGCCATGTACTCTTCATCATCTTCAGAGGGCATGATCCCCATGAATTTTTCCATATCTTCGGTTTCTTCCTTACGGATAATATCAATCGCTTCTTCATGGGAAACAATCCCCACGAGTTGATTAAGCGAGTTTAAAACCGGAATGGCCACAAGGTCATACTTTTCGATTTTTTGGGCCACTGACTCTCGGTCTTCATTTACTTCTGCATAAACGAAGAACTCGTTAAGCATCTCATTCACACGAGTCTTCGGATCGTGCATTACAAGATCTTTGAGAGTCACAAGACCCTTCATCACCATAGAGTGATCTACGGCATAGATGTAGTAGATCATATCTTTGGAAGGAGCATCTTTTCTGATTTTTGCTAAAGCTTCCGCCATCGTCATATCGGCGAAGATGGTGGCAAAGTCTGTAGTCATAATCCCACCGGCAGTTTCCGGAGGGTAGGCAGAGAGGATAATTACGTCTTCACGAACTTTTTTATCAAGGTAGGGTAGAAGTTCAATTTGTTCTTCTTTCGTTAGCTCTTGATACAAGTCAGCTCGGATATCAGAAAACATCTGGCCGAAAATTTTCGCAAATGTTCTGCGATCTAATTCATGGAACAACTTCAATTGAAGATCTATGGAGAAATCAGAGAAAATACGACCCTGATCCTCTAAATCGAGTTTCTTCAGGTATTCGATAACCTCTTCCAGAGGTTTCTCTTCCATGAACTCCGCCACGTCCATCGTGGGAAGTTCTTCAAACATTTCAACCAGCTCAGCAGTTTTACCTTGCTCAGAAAGATCCTGAAGAAGGTCCTGATTCTCTGGTTCCTGATCGTTTTCGTTTTCTTCCATTCGGGCCCGAGTGTACTTCAAATCCAGCTTTTTCCATAGGTTAAAAGCTTTACCCTATGAAAAAACTTTAGGTTAAACAGTTGTTCCATAATATTAAGAACTTCCTAAAAAAAGTCGATAACTTATTGGAACCCTTTTAAATTTAGCTTAGGCAGCCCAATGAGTAACAGTATACCAGTCATAAAATTTTTGTTTAGTTCAGAATTTCGCGTTCTGAATGAAACTCTGCAGGCCCAGCCAAGCTATGAGGTTGAAGACTTCAATGCTGTTAATGATCTGGCCACTTTTGTTTCAACTATTCCTGCTGGTCTGATCATTTCATCCCTTTGCGATAAAAATGATCTGGTTCAAATTGCTTCTTTCATGAAAATTGTGAAGAAGGTGGCGAAAGATACGGCCATTAAAATGGTCGTGATCAACTTTTCTGGTGATAAACAATTTGAAAAAGCCGTTGCGAAACTTGGGATTCAGGATCTGGTAGAGCCGGCGATCAATGCTAAGGCCTTCAAATTCAAATTAGATTTTTGGATGAAGTCGCTTAATGTTCAAATTAAGAACAATCCAAATGCGAATGCTCAGAAGAATGTGAAGTCTGCTGAAGCGGCCAAAGCGCAGGACAAGAAAGTAGATAATAGCGCGCCAACTTGGCTGGAACCTCTGGATTTGGAAGATGATATCTGGATCGTTAGCAATGAAACCGATTGTAAAAAAATTCTTTCAAAATGGTTAATTAAGCTGACTGGTCCTGGACCTTATGTCGGGCAGTGGAATGACGTTCAAAACAATCTTTGGCGTTTTGAGATTAAGGGCGCAGATAAAGATATGTATGTACCAGGAAGCGGCCACTGGTATTTTCATGGTGATGTAAAACCTGATTTCGTTTGGAAAGAGAACGTTTGGTTAATCACGGGTGATAGTTTTGATCTTTTCTACAAAGACGGCGATAAGGTCTTTTCTCGTCTTAAGTGTAAGGACAAAAACTTTACCGTTTGTAAAAACTCTCTTTATGCCAAAACAAAAGAACAAGTCATTAAGGAGAGTTTTGATAAGGACATGGTTTTCCGGAAGGAAGCTGAGGCCCTTAATGATCTTGAAGGTAAAGGGAAGGCCGATGCCATCAATGGCGGTCCTCTATCAGGCAAGAATAAAACCTCACATTTAAATCAAAATCCACTTTCGGGTGAAGTTAATCCTGAGGATCAACTTCTTAATACAGATCCACTTACTCAGAATGTCTCGACCGATAAGCAGTCTAGCTTTTGGAAGGGTAAGAACACTTATGAGAATGAGGGGGGAGATGGATCGGGTCCTGCCTCTGCCGGTGTTCATGCTGGCCAGAACCTTGAGCAGGAAAATAAAAAGAACGAGCACCAAAAGTATTATAAGAATCACAATGAAGCTGAGAAATACGAAGCTGAGAAGAAAGAGCAAGAACGAAAACTAAGTGAACAACAAAGTGGTTCTGGTCCTTTGACTGGTAAATCTTCCACTGATGAAATTGATGGGCACTATTCAAATAATGGGGAGAGAAGGGCCAAATCTTCTGCCGAGCGCTCACAATCTGAACTTTCAGGTAAATCGGAAACAGATAAATTAAATTCTCATTATGGAAGCAAAGACGGAAGTTCACTACCAGGAAAACCTGAGCGAGAACGCACTGAACATTCTTCGCACGATCTAAAAGATGGTGGACTTGCCGGCAAAGGGTCTACTGAAAGAATGGATTCGCATTATAGCAATCCTGATGACGCTAAAAATGCCAAGGCAAAGACTGAAGAAAACAAATCAAGAACGAGCATGGCAAGCTCGGAAGGAACCACCACCGGTAAAGGTTCTTTCTCGGACACCAAAGACACTGCCCAAAATGGTTCTTCTCATCATGCTCATGCAAAAGATGAGAAGCGTGGGAACGAGGGAGCGGCTTCGATTGATCCTTATGAGTCTCTGTTTGGAAAAAGTAAGGATCGTAAAGAGGCCCCTGCTGCGAAGAAAACTGAAAGAAAGCTCGACGCTGATTACACTAATTTTACAGATGATGATCTTCGTCCTTCCTTAGATGAAAAACAAAAATCTGCCCTCGCTGATGTTGTCTCTCTTAATACTTATAAAAACGAAAAGCTTAAAGAGGCACTTCAAGAGAGTTACGATCCAGAGATTGAAGAGGCTTCCGCCGATGCTAAGGTCTCTTCGACCATGTTCTTTAATAGTAAGACAGTTGATTGTCGATTTGATGATTTTTTTGATGAAACAATTATTTTTACAACCACAGATGAAGGCCTGTCTACAGATTCAAAAGTCGATGTGGACATGTCTTTCAAATATTTAAATCAGGACACCAAGGTCAAGATTCAAGGTGATGTGGTGACAGTTGAGGGAGATGGTGAGGGTAACAACTATGTGACCGTCCAACTCTCGAAGGATAACGTGGAGACTTTTGATAAGTTTATGCGTTTGTATAAGCTCCGTCAGGAGAACGCAAACTCATTTATCAAAAAGGTCAAAGGACTTTAATGAATCGCTACGACGGTAATACCATTTTAATTGTGGACATAGATCGAGTTTATGGAACTCAATTGGCGGAAGTTTTGGCCTCTCAAGGGGCAAGGACCTCTTTCGGAAGCAGTATAGCTGAAGCAAAAGAACTTTTACTTCAATTTGATTTTGATATTGTAATTTCAAATTACTATTTAACTGATGGAATTATCTTTCAGCTCATTGATTGGTGTGAGAAGAACATAAGAACTCTTCCTATTTTCACCGCCATGGGGAATCCACTTCCTGGAGAGTTAGATCTCCTTCGTAAACAGTCCATTGCGGATGTCTTTTCGAAGGGCGATCGGAACCGCATGTTTACGGGAATATCAAATTTATTATTCGACTTCAAAGAGTTCCAGGGCAATCTTCAAGAGATGATAAGTCCGAGTGAAGTCATGATTGAACTCAAAGTTAAGGAAGAGCGAATGTTTGCTCGTCCAATTGAGATCGCTGATGATTGTATCTATCTGCTACTCAAGCAACAGTTTCAAGCAGGAATGTTTGGGATCATGAACTTCTCACTGAGAGAAAAGAAAGAAGTTCAACATTTTGTCATCCCTGGTTTCTTCGCTGGCGAATTCGCTGAAGGCCAGCAGTTTAGAATCAATCGAACCTATCAAGGACATTGGAAAATCTTTCTGGACCATATGCAGGATAAGCAGATGAATATTTCAAACTTTCTGAAAAAGGCCGCGGGACACTAATATGGATAAGAAAGATATCTTCCGCGAATTCCTTGAAAAAAACGAAGTCCTTATCGTGGATAAAAATCCAGGTTCAAGAAATCGTCTTTTAAAGACCATGTTTGATTTGGGCGGTAAACGCCATATGATGCATACTGCGGGACATCTTTCTGAAGCAGAAGAGATCATCAAAACAAAAAAAATCGGTGTAGTTCTTTCTGATTACTTCATCGGCGGTGGCTCGGGATTTGATTTGTTCAAAATGATCCGGGAGAAAAATCCTGATAATAAAGAACTTTGTTTGATCCTGGTTACGGCCAATATTTCTCAAACTGCAGTTGCAAAGGCAGCAGAGGAAGATGTCGATTCATTTATCATCAAGCCTTATACCATTCAGAGCATTCAAGAGAACTTGATCTCCACCGTGTCAGCAAAGGTTAAACCTTCTGACTACGTAGTTAAGATTGAAGAAGGGAAGGGACTTCTGAATGCTGGAAATTATGATGCTGCTGAGAGAGCGCTCAAAGAAGCAACAGAGATGCATCCTAAGCCGGCACTTGCCTTGTTTTACTTGGGACAACTGGAGTATTTACGAAACCATGTGAATGAGGCCCAGGGCTCATATGCTCAGGGTCTGTCTTTCAATAACATTCACTATAAGTGTCTTGTTGGTCTTTATGAAATTTTCATGCGTGAAGAAAAGCATGTTGAGGCCTATCAAATCGTAAAAAAAATCGCCAAGTACTTTCCGGCCAACCCAGATCGTTTAATGCAAATTGTTCGTCTTGCCATCAGAACCGGTAACTTTCAGGATATGCAAAGCTACTATGAGATCTTCACATCTTTGGATGAGCGTGCTGAATCCATGGTGAACTACATAGGGGCCGGGTTGTATATTGCCGGTAAGTATAATCTTCTGAATAATAATCCAGAACTTGCTCTATTGTTCTTTGATAATATTGCCATCTCTTGTTCTGAGTTCACAAAATTCACCCGTGCCATCATTTCAGTTCTCGTGGAACATAACATGGGATCTGAGGCGGAGAAGTATCTTAATCGTTTCCCATCAAGTGCCAAAGAGCATGAAGATTTTTTAATTAGTAAGTTCCTGGTCACGACTCAAAAGTCTTCGGATAACGGGGCCATTATTAGAATGGGTCTGGAAATCTATAACCGAAATATCAGAGACTATGCCTGCCTACAGGCGCTTATTCGTGCCATGAAGAAGAATGGTTACAAAGAGGAGAAGATGGCACCCTATAAAGCAGAGATTCAGGCCTTGTTCCCGGACAAGGCCCCGGTTTTTGCTTAACCAATTCTTTCACTCAAGCTTCCCAATATTATCTTACCTCTCACTCTCTTTATTTACGAACTCTCACTGATTTGATCTCCTGATTAATACCAATCAAGGAGAAAAAGATGTTGAACTGGAAAGGATTCCTGGCGGCTTCTCTGTTACTTTCAGGAAGTGCATTTGCCAATGATGGCATGATCGTAAGATTTGATCTGACAAATTCGATGAAGACGTTTCTTAGAGCGAATGAATTCGATATCACCGGTGTGAACTATAACACAAATGAGATTGAAGCGCTCTTAACGCCTGAAGAGTTGAAGATCATCGAATCTCAGAAGGCCAATATCAAATTCTCTTATCCTCAAAAGCTCTCTTTAAATCCAGATTCTGAATATAAAAATCCTGGTGAGATTGAAGATTTTGTTCGTGCCATTCATGCAAAATATCCAGATATCACTGAACTCAAATCAATTGGCAAATCTTTAGAAGGCAGGGACATCTGGGCAATTAAAATTT
Encoded here:
- a CDS encoding mannose-1-phosphate guanylyltransferase/mannose-6-phosphate isomerase, coding for MQVVILCGGSGTRLWPISRTLYPKQFVKLFENESLYQKTIKRNLSFAKSFSVVINQEQYFMGLDQLDELKAPKSQFILEPVGRNTAPAIAMAAFASKPDDILLIVPSDHLIENQSAYEDAVKKAQELASQDKLVTFGIKPNYAETGYGYIEANGLEVKSFKEKPDAATAEKYVKAGNYFWNSGMFCFKAKVFLEELKAYAPDVYEQSHKTFTHARVDQSAIRLVKEDMVAIRSESIDYAVMEKSKKVNVVPADIGWSDLGSFDSLYETLPKDENGNTLSKNTIHLGSKNNLVISDDRLISTIDVEDLMIVDTRDAIVIAKKGSTQKVKDLVAEVKKHNVEMTNVHTTAHRPWGTYTILEENPGYKVKQITVRPGAKLSLQYHHHRSEHWIVVSGVATVTIDDKTFDLKQNESCYIPKEATHRLYNQQKVDLVLIEAQVGTYLGEDDIVRLQDDYKRN
- the mgtE gene encoding magnesium transporter, with product MEENENDQEPENQDLLQDLSEQGKTAELVEMFEELPTMDVAEFMEEKPLEEVIEYLKKLDLEDQGRIFSDFSIDLQLKLFHELDRRTFAKIFGQMFSDIRADLYQELTKEEQIELLPYLDKKVREDVIILSAYPPETAGGIMTTDFATIFADMTMAEALAKIRKDAPSKDMIYYIYAVDHSMVMKGLVTLKDLVMHDPKTRVNEMLNEFFVYAEVNEDRESVAQKIEKYDLVAIPVLNSLNQLVGIVSHEEAIDIIRKEETEDMEKFMGIMPSEDDEEYMATSSFHHFKKRVVWLVSLAAIGIISGMIINEYQGVLEHFIILAMYMPMMAATGGNTGSQAATVVIRALSLGEINDKDWLRIVFKEMKISFMLSVCVAVLTYLKIAFLSFHAMLPPGFTMSQIAIVISFAISIQVISSAIIGAGLPLVVRRMGGDPAVVASPAITTIVDITGLLIYFTVATLTLGIS
- a CDS encoding DNA-binding transcriptional response regulator, which codes for MNRYDGNTILIVDIDRVYGTQLAEVLASQGARTSFGSSIAEAKELLLQFDFDIVISNYYLTDGIIFQLIDWCEKNIRTLPIFTAMGNPLPGELDLLRKQSIADVFSKGDRNRMFTGISNLLFDFKEFQGNLQEMISPSEVMIELKVKEERMFARPIEIADDCIYLLLKQQFQAGMFGIMNFSLREKKEVQHFVIPGFFAGEFAEGQQFRINRTYQGHWKIFLDHMQDKQMNISNFLKKAAGH
- a CDS encoding response regulator; the encoded protein is MDKKDIFREFLEKNEVLIVDKNPGSRNRLLKTMFDLGGKRHMMHTAGHLSEAEEIIKTKKIGVVLSDYFIGGGSGFDLFKMIREKNPDNKELCLILVTANISQTAVAKAAEEDVDSFIIKPYTIQSIQENLISTVSAKVKPSDYVVKIEEGKGLLNAGNYDAAERALKEATEMHPKPALALFYLGQLEYLRNHVNEAQGSYAQGLSFNNIHYKCLVGLYEIFMREEKHVEAYQIVKKIAKYFPANPDRLMQIVRLAIRTGNFQDMQSYYEIFTSLDERAESMVNYIGAGLYIAGKYNLLNNNPELALLFFDNIAISCSEFTKFTRAIISVLVEHNMGSEAEKYLNRFPSSAKEHEDFLISKFLVTTQKSSDNGAIIRMGLEIYNRNIRDYACLQALIRAMKKNGYKEEKMAPYKAEIQALFPDKAPVFA